AGTTCAGCAATGCTAGCCATGATTAGAGTTCCTTTTAAAAAGCTGCGCCGGGTGAAGCAATCCGGCTAGGAGCGTAATAGCTGGTCGGGTTAAAGCCCGGCATTTCCGGGCCGCGGAATCGGACCTCGAAAGGTCGCGATCCGCTCAATTTCTCAGTCCGGGGCACCGCCCCGGATAACAACAGACGCCAGAACCGGCGAGCGGGTTCAACCCGCGGCAGGAGCCGGAGCACCTTCCGCGGCGGCCGGAACCTTGTCTTCGATGGTCTTGAGGATACTGGCCAGTTGCGCACCCGGAGCATCCAGGGCGCCCGCGAGCGCGGACCCGGGGGCCAGGATCGCGGACACGAGGCTGGCGATCGCCTCTTGCTTGGTCGGGATCTTCTTGGCTTCTTCGAGCGTGACCGGCGTGCCGTCCGCGACCGCAGTCTTTTCCTTGATCTTGGCCGGCAGCTTCGGGTCCGGGCGGAGCTGTTTCAGCACCGTATCGACGGCGGTACTGAGCGCCTTCACGCTGTCCGCGCCCCAACAGAGGAGCGTCGGGCCGGAGCCCGTTTCGACCGTAATGCCGTTCTCGCCGAACACCTTCTTGACGAAGCTGTTCTTGACCATCTTCACGCGAACTTTCTTGTCGCGCAGACCCTTCCGCAGCGTGTAGTCCGCGGCCGAATCGAGCTTCAGCGGCTCGAGCAGGACGAAGTCCCGCACGCCCTCGAACGTCTTGCGG
The Gemmata palustris DNA segment above includes these coding regions:
- the rplJ gene encoding 50S ribosomal protein L10, with product MSKKIKELELNDLRKTFEGVRDFVLLEPLKLDSAADYTLRKGLRDKKVRVKMVKNSFVKKVFGENGITVETGSGPTLLCWGADSVKALSTAVDTVLKQLRPDPKLPAKIKEKTAVADGTPVTLEEAKKIPTKQEAIASLVSAILAPGSALAGALDAPGAQLASILKTIEDKVPAAAEGAPAPAAG